The Melanotaenia boesemani isolate fMelBoe1 chromosome 8, fMelBoe1.pri, whole genome shotgun sequence DNA window ATGGAGGATCTGTCTGAGATCCAGAGGGTTTGTCCTCACCAGGGAGGAGCAGACTGGACCTGGAAGCAGGACCAAGCGAGAGTTTCTACAGACCACATAGCACATGGAGTGGATCTGTTCCAGACGAGACTCTCAATATGACAGAGAAGAAGGAGAATGAGGACAAGAGATGCCTAGATACTAAAAAGAAATGGATGCTGCCTGCTCGTTTAGATGCTGGGATATTTATTTCCATAAAGATTGTTTTCCATTTCTCTCTTCATATGTAGATGTGTTGTTTGGTTCCTTTTCCCCATTTCCCTACCAAGTCAGATCAATACTATATAATCCTTTTAATTCTGTTACTTGCAAAATACCACATTCATAAAGCTAAAATCTACTCAAAACCCCTCATCTTTAACATCTGAAAAAGAACTCCAGCAATACATGACATGTTAAAAACCAGCAAGCTGTAAAAAGCGCTGAACTACgtctgctgttcaacatctacctTCAGTCCCTCCTCTGACCCTGATGTTACCTGTTAATGTGTTATTCAGGTGTCTCACAGGACTGAGCAACAAGCTGATTAAAGACAGACCCGCCTTCAGACCTgcttcatgcttttattttggagGTCAGTGAGCGGAACCGGAAGTGTCCGTGAAGCCACGGCACCAACGGCTAACAGCTAGCGGAGAGAAAAGCGAGCATCCCGGTCATTAACGGACACACCGACTGGCCACGAGCCTCCAGACTTTCTCTCATGTTGCTGCTCAACTGAAGAAGCTTCTGGAAGCTGCACGCGCACCGTCTCCATGGCTACGGAGGAGTTGTACGAGGTGACGCAAGTTAATGCTAACGTGCTAACGGTGAAGTGAGTCAGAGTTTAGAAGTTGAGTAAAGTTAAGCAGAGCGGCCGGTTAGCGGCTGGTTAGCAGCTGGTTGACTAGTTACTACTCGTCAGAGGCGAACACATGATGGGATTTAACTAGACAAACTGCAATCTAAGTTAGCGTTCTGTTAGCTTCAGGCTAACTGCCAGCAGAGAAAGTTTGATGGTGTTCCGGTCACACCGACAGGTTCAGCTGCTTCTGGCTGATTGACCGGTGATCGATCACTCAGCTCACCTGAGCTTTTAATTAGCTGATCAATCAGGTTAGGGGTGCTGATTGAATcactctgtgtttgttttggtgtGTTGGTGGTGCATCTGcttattgatgatgatgatgatgatgatgatgaagatttcACGCCCACAGGTGGAGAGGATTGTGGACAGGAGGAAGACCAGGAAGGGGAGAGTGGAGTACCTGGTCAGATGGAGGGGCTACGGCACTGACGGGGACACCTGGGAGCCTGAGAGCCACCTTTCCACATGCATGAGCTACGTGCACGAGTTCAACCGGCAGCGCTCCGagcagcagagacagaaaacattaCTGCGCTCCACCCGCAGCCTCCacctcagccccacccacagaGCGGCCTGCAGACCACCGCCCGCCACCCCTCCTCACAGTGACGTTATCAGAGACTGTGTCCAGGTGAGAGCTGCTGTCAGTCCGGCCCACCTGCCCCAACCTAGCGACAGATTTGTTGGCAGTCTGATGTCTGCACCACCGGCCACGTCTTCCCGCCGTAGCATGGATCTGTCCAAGACCGGCATCAAGATCCTGGTTCCAAAGAGTCCCATGAACAACCGGCCAGACTCCGAAGAGTCTTTGAGTCTGGAGGCCGGAGCTCAGGAGGCCCACCTGGTGCCCCCGGAGGTTGCCCTGTTGCAGAAACCTGCAGGAGTCCAGctgggtcctggagaggagagGGCCCGCATGGGGACCCGACCCAGGGGCCAGAACCCCCTGCCACCACCGCGGGTTCCCATCACACCTGCTGCCATGCGCTCCCTCAGCAGCTCAGGTGAGTTCAGGAACCTGGGCCAGGTTCCAGGTCCTTGCACTCATTTTTCCTTTCCCAGTCCAGACTGTTATCCAACCTCTGGTGTTAGAGAAAAATCAGACGAGGATACAGCTGGAAGACACGTGAGAATGCTCGGTGGATTTTAGTTCTGCATTTAATCCTTCATCCAGGGATGCGATTACTTAGTTCTACAATTAATCTCAGTATTAAACGCTACGATTAATCAATCTTAAATGTCCCTCAATATCGTCACTTTCTATAAATATGAATTATATGAGCAGATCAGAACTTCCACACGGAAGGGAAACAACGGTCCACGTCCTCGTGTTTCCGCTTGTGTTGCGGAACGGGACCCTGCGCTAAGGCGGCCCGAGCGGGACGGGACCCTGCGTTACGGCGGCCCAAGCGGGACGGGACCCTGCGCTAAGGCGGCCCGAGTGGGACGGGGCCCTGCGCTAAGGCGGCCCGAGCGGGACGGGACCCTGCGTTATGGCGGCCCGAGCAGGACGGGACCCTGCATTACGGCGGCCCCTGCGTTACGGCGGCCCGAGCAGGACGGGACCCTGCGTTACGGCGGCCCGAGCAGGACGCTATGACAGATCACCAGCCTGTAGAAGGTTGCAGAGGAAGGAGAAAACACATCcgtttcaccacctgcaggataagCTGAAGCTTTTTATGCTAACGCTAAGTGTTTAGTAGTTTAGTTAAATGAGTGATGTTTAGCTAACGTAGCGTTAGAATGGAATTTGCTGTTTTGTAATCATGTTCGACTCGGGCTGATCTGACAACAAGATCATGCGTTCACTGGATGTTACCTTATACAGACgagaaagaaactaaatatgTGGTCTGTGACGGAAAGTTTCTCTGTTCCAACATAACCGACTCGGCATGATGGTCTGTAGCAGAACGCGTACTCATTCCAGACCTGGTCTAGCTTCTTTATTTCAACCATTCCAGGGTTATTtatgtcaaacagcagctggaagtcaaagctggCCAGATGTTTTTCCAGGTAGGGGTCCAGGTAGGGCTACACGTATAGGTCCAGGTAGGGGTCCATTGGTTTTtaataatctatttattttaaatcaatattgTTGATTATTGATGATTATTGTTGATTATTGATGAGCAggtttatctttatttagttATGCTGGCATCAAAAGATggacataaataaaagtaataagaGCTAGAAGGAGCGTTGGGAAAATCATGAACGCAGAATAATGGTGATAATTGTAAAATTGTcattgtttaaacatttaacgGTGACATCCCTAGTACCACCCCTGACATTCTCATTTCCTGGGCATTCACATCTCGGCCGACCTGGAGGACATTTCCAAGTCCTGTTGCTTTAAGAGGATCAAAAGCATCCCTACTGACCTTTCCCATTCCATCTGCTGCCATCAGGGAGGGATACAGATCAGTCAAATCTCGGACCACCAGCTTTTCTCCTGGGCCACAAGATCGCCCACCAGCCTGTACGAGATCACCAGGACCCCCCTCCACCCATTCTACTGGAAATGTACAGCGTTCCTATGATGTCTCTTTGCTCTGTACTGGCTGAGCTCCTGAATGTCCTGGTACATCACTGTGTAATGacaaattctattctattctattctgttctattctgttctattctattctaaagtGCTGGTAAATTAGTACACAGGGGTAAAATGGTGATCAGTGACCAGTTATCTTTTCGGTCAGAAGCTGATGACCGATCGAGTCTTGTGGTGAAAGGGGCGGGGCTGACACTGGCTGACCAATCACAGTCCTCCATTTCATCACAGCTCAGTGATGGAGGAAatcttctttctcctccagGAAACTCTATGCTGATGGAGGCTGTTGCTGCCAGCGGGATGTCAGGTGTTCAGAGTGCTGTTGCCGGGGCGACAACTGTGATGGGTAAACGGCGTCTGGAGGAGCGCTCTGCGTTCGATAAGCGCCTCAGGTTCAGCGTTAGGCAAACGGAGAGCGCCTATCGTTACCGCGACATTGTGGTGAAGAAACAAGATGGCTTCACTCACATCCTGCTGTCCACCAAGAGCTCCGAGAACAACATGCTGAACCCTGAGGTGAGGCCACGCCCACATGCATCACTCAGCCCCGCCCTCTTCCCATGTGACATCACCAGACACACCAGAACACTCGACTGTTCTCTTGGTCAGGTGATGAAAGAGATCCAGAgcgccatggcaacagctgcCTCAGACGACAGTAAGCTGGTGTTACTCGGTGCCGTTGGCAGCGTCTTCTGTTGCGGCCTCGATTTCCTGTATTTCATCAGACGGCTGACGGATGACAAGAAGAAGGAAAGCATTAAGATGGCCGAAACCATCAGGTAAGTAGCAGCTCCATGTGACATCCTTCATCTGGTGGCGTGAGATcattttgtctcctcttcctcaggacCTTCATCAACACCTTCATCCAGTTCAGGAAGCCAATCGTGGTGGCA harbors:
- the cdyl gene encoding chromodomain Y-like protein isoform X1 produces the protein MATEELYEVERIVDRRKTRKGRVEYLVRWRGYGTDGDTWEPESHLSTCMSYVHEFNRQRSEQQRQKTLLRSTRSLHLSPTHRAACRPPPATPPHSDVIRDCVQVRAAVSPAHLPQPSDRFVGSLMSAPPATSSRRSMDLSKTGIKILVPKSPMNNRPDSEESLSLEAGAQEAHLVPPEVALLQKPAGVQLGPGEERARMGTRPRGQNPLPPPRVPITPAAMRSLSSSGNSMLMEAVAASGMSGVQSAVAGATTVMGKRRLEERSAFDKRLRFSVRQTESAYRYRDIVVKKQDGFTHILLSTKSSENNMLNPEVMKEIQSAMATAASDDSKLVLLGAVGSVFCCGLDFLYFIRRLTDDKKKESIKMAETIRTFINTFIQFRKPIVVAVNGPALGLGAALLPLCDVVWANEKAWFQTPYMSYGQTPDGCSSFTFPRIMGLASANELLLSGRKLTAQEACLKGLVSQVLWPETFTQEVMLRIRELVSVDPMVLRESKALMRNTSRSALEQTNERECEALKRVWGSLQGTDSILQYLQKRTELC
- the cdyl gene encoding chromodomain Y-like protein isoform X2; the encoded protein is MLMEAVAASGMSGVQSAVAGATTVMGKRRLEERSAFDKRLRFSVRQTESAYRYRDIVVKKQDGFTHILLSTKSSENNMLNPEVMKEIQSAMATAASDDSKLVLLGAVGSVFCCGLDFLYFIRRLTDDKKKESIKMAETIRTFINTFIQFRKPIVVAVNGPALGLGAALLPLCDVVWANEKAWFQTPYMSYGQTPDGCSSFTFPRIMGLASANELLLSGRKLTAQEACLKGLVSQVLWPETFTQEVMLRIRELVSVDPMVLRESKALMRNTSRSALEQTNERECEALKRVWGSLQGTDSILQYLQKRTELC